From a region of the Posidoniimonas corsicana genome:
- a CDS encoding DM13 domain-containing protein, whose amino-acid sequence MQRRNLLLTLVGSSCAALLLAPAAQGQPGPGWLANLSTVAHDVSGTVLVVDEDTLQVNHFTYDGGGISVYLYLGAADTTADFTAGLEIGPQLLGSEFDGTQPPLVIDLPAGQTIDGWNAISVWCDAVGVSFGSGAFHPPVGEIPGDFNTDGVVDAADYTVWRDNESGGYDAADYLVWRESYGTISTDRDSPRSTTAPEPGAVLMLAVAVVLPTVGRRPSRR is encoded by the coding sequence ATGCAACGCCGCAACCTTTTGCTCACACTTGTCGGCTCCTCCTGCGCCGCTCTGCTGCTGGCGCCGGCCGCCCAGGGGCAGCCCGGACCTGGCTGGCTGGCCAACCTGAGCACCGTGGCGCACGACGTGTCGGGCACCGTGCTGGTGGTGGACGAGGACACCCTGCAGGTCAACCACTTCACGTACGACGGCGGCGGCATCAGCGTCTACCTCTACCTGGGCGCCGCGGACACGACCGCCGACTTTACGGCCGGGCTGGAGATCGGCCCGCAGCTGCTCGGCTCGGAGTTCGACGGCACGCAGCCGCCGCTGGTGATCGACCTGCCCGCGGGCCAGACGATCGACGGCTGGAACGCGATCTCCGTGTGGTGCGACGCCGTCGGGGTCAGCTTCGGCTCCGGGGCGTTCCACCCGCCGGTCGGCGAGATCCCAGGCGACTTCAACACCGATGGCGTTGTCGACGCGGCCGACTACACCGTGTGGCGGGACAACGAGTCCGGCGGCTACGACGCCGCGGATTACCTCGTGTGGCGAGAGAGCTACGGCACGATCTCCACCGATCGGGATTCGCCTAGGTCGACCACCGCACCCGAACCAGGGGCGGTCCTAATGCTGGCTGTGGCGGTTGTCTTGCCGACGGTGGGCCGGCGGCCGTCCAGGCGATGA
- a CDS encoding SET domain-containing protein-lysine N-methyltransferase, with the protein MIPDEPQAEDFRVIDVDDHRGQGVEVLRGYRAGELLFRMNGVLRDYVTQFTLQVGPNQHLDDPYVAGKVLHSCDPNCRLDPSTRRYLAVRDIEPGELLTMDYDLTEDYLFKAFECRCGADRCRGYVAGRLAEVPATAGV; encoded by the coding sequence GTGATCCCGGACGAGCCCCAGGCAGAGGACTTCCGCGTCATCGACGTGGACGACCACCGTGGTCAGGGCGTAGAGGTGCTGCGCGGCTACCGCGCCGGCGAGCTGCTGTTCCGCATGAACGGCGTGCTGCGCGACTACGTGACCCAGTTCACCCTGCAGGTCGGACCCAACCAGCACCTCGACGACCCCTACGTGGCCGGCAAGGTGCTGCACAGCTGCGACCCCAACTGCCGGCTCGACCCGTCGACACGCCGCTACCTCGCGGTGCGCGACATCGAGCCGGGCGAGCTGCTCACCATGGACTACGACCTCACCGAGGACTACCTGTTCAAGGCGTTCGAGTGTCGGTGCGGCGCGGACCGCTGTCGTGGCTACGTGGCCGGACGGCTGGCCGAGGTCCCGGCGACCGCTGGCGTCTAA
- a CDS encoding S-adenosylmethionine decarboxylase, with amino-acid sequence MTTALAEYRRIQHNGQAHYGQHLIATCLGCSDDILSVERMSKFLQVMADDIDMVRYGDPIVARFGGGIETGISGVQLIETSAIVIHTNDAHRDMYLDVFSCKEFEEATVRRVLDDFLSPSSVTCEVFYRK; translated from the coding sequence ATGACGACTGCGCTAGCGGAGTATCGCCGCATCCAGCACAACGGCCAGGCCCACTACGGCCAGCACCTGATCGCCACCTGCCTCGGCTGCAGCGACGACATCCTCTCCGTCGAGCGGATGTCCAAGTTCCTGCAGGTCATGGCCGACGACATCGACATGGTCCGCTACGGCGACCCCATCGTCGCCCGCTTCGGCGGCGGCATCGAGACCGGCATCTCCGGCGTGCAGCTGATCGAGACCTCCGCCATTGTGATCCACACGAACGACGCCCACCGCGACATGTACCTGGACGTCTTTAGCTGTAAAGAATTTGAAGAAGCGACCGTCAGGCGAGTCTTGGACGACTTCCTTTCCCCTTCCTCAGTGACCTGCGAGGTGTTCTACCGCAAATGA
- a CDS encoding YqjF family protein, with protein MELLFAHWPLEPGLVAPLLPPGLELDTWDGAAWLGVVPFRMEGVSRRPLPDLPGVSAFPELNVRTYVTRGGKPGVWFLSLDATNRLAVWAARRWFHLPYHHARIDTRRTTDGVTYLSERDDCQACFAAEYRPTAPPRESEPGTVEHWLTERYCLYAPLPSGGLTCTEVHHPPWPLQPAEAEFALNTMAAPHGLSCDGPPTYLHYAERLDVVVWSPERLKGPSG; from the coding sequence TTGGAGCTGCTGTTCGCCCACTGGCCGCTGGAGCCCGGGCTGGTCGCGCCGCTGCTGCCGCCGGGGCTGGAGCTCGACACGTGGGACGGCGCCGCGTGGCTCGGCGTGGTGCCGTTCCGCATGGAGGGCGTCAGCCGCCGCCCGCTGCCGGACCTGCCCGGCGTGTCGGCATTCCCCGAGCTGAACGTCCGCACGTACGTGACCCGGGGCGGCAAGCCGGGCGTGTGGTTCCTCAGCCTGGACGCGACCAACCGCCTGGCGGTGTGGGCCGCGCGGCGGTGGTTCCACCTGCCGTACCACCACGCACGGATCGATACCCGCCGCACGACAGACGGGGTCACCTACCTTTCCGAACGGGACGACTGCCAGGCGTGCTTCGCCGCCGAGTACCGCCCGACCGCGCCGCCGCGGGAGTCAGAACCGGGCACGGTGGAGCACTGGCTGACCGAGCGGTACTGCCTGTACGCGCCGCTGCCGTCCGGCGGGCTGACCTGCACCGAGGTGCACCACCCGCCGTGGCCGCTGCAGCCGGCCGAAGCGGAGTTCGCCCTCAACACGATGGCGGCGCCGCACGGGCTGAGCTGCGATGGGCCGCCAACCTACTTGCACTACGCCGAGAGGTTGGACGTGGTGGTCTGGTCGCCCGAGCGGCTGAAGGGCCCCAGCGGGTGA